Genomic segment of Sphingopyxis lindanitolerans:
TCAACCGGCCCGCGGCGTCGGGCTGGTATCGGCGCGGCATGAGCGACGTGCTGACGCTCGGCGGCAATTTCAACATGCAAAAGGATGGCGCCACCGTCGGCGTCGAAGCCACACTTGCGACCGCACTTGGCATCTTGGGCACCGACGTCGCTTTCAGCAAGATCAACGACATCGGAACGGGCTTCGCGGCCAATGTCGGCCTGCAAAAGACGTTTGGCGGGTCTTTGACGACCGCGCGGTCGATTTCGGCCTCGGTCGAGTACCGCAGCCCCAATTTCGCCAATCCCGGTGCCCTGACGGTCGAGAACCGCATCGCCTGGAACCTGTCGGCCGCCTATGCCCAACCGCTGGGTGAACGGCAGTTCCTTTCGTTCAGCGGAAACTACGGGATTACGCGGGGCGCGTTCCGTAACGAGAAAAGCGCCAGGCTGACCTATGGCTATAGCATCAACTCGCGCCTCAGCCTGACCGTCGATGCAACCTATGACGATCGCGACCTGTTCGGCGAGGAATATGGTGTCCGCGCGAGCCTCCTCGTCCGCTTTGGGCCGCGCTCGACCGCTGTGGCCGAAGTCGATTCGCGCACCAAGCGCGCTCGCGTCGGCTATCAGACATCGCGCGGCGAAGGCGTCGGAAGCTGGACTGCATCGGGGGACGTCGATGTCGGCGAGGATGATGTCGGCTTCAACGGCGGATTCAACTATACCGCCAACCGCGCCGAGGTCGGTTTCAACCATACGACCGTTTATGAATTGAACGGACGCAACACCGAATCGCAGCGGTCCTCGGTGCGCGTGGGAACCGCGCTGGTCTTCGCCGACGGCAAATTCGGCCTGTCGCGCCCGATCTACGATTCCTTCGCGATGGTTGCCCCGCACAAGAGCCTGGATGGAGCAGCCGTCTATATCGATCCGCGCGAAGGCTATTACACCGCGAAATCGGGTGCACTCGGCCCCGCGGTCGAGCCCAATATCGCGGCTTATATCCGCCGCACGCTGACCTACGACGTCCCGAACGCACCGGTCGGTTATGATCTCGGCACCGCGAGCGCCAAGATATCGCCGCCCTATCGCGGCGGCTATCTGATCACCGCCGGATCCGATTATTCGGTCACCGCGCTCGGCACGCTGATCGGCGTCAATGGTGCACCGATCAGCCTGCTGGCCGGCAAGGCGACCGAGATCGGCGTCGATAATCCGAAGACGCTGACCATTTTCACCAACCGGACCGGCAAGTTCGGCGCATCGGGGATGCGGCCCGGCCGCTGGCTCATCGACATGCCCACCGAACCACCAACGTCGATCGAAATTGAAATTCCCGCCGATTCGCTTGGCGTGGTACGCTTGGGCGAAGTCAGGCTTGGAGAACCGCAATGATGGCCGCATTTTTCCGCACCTCGGTGGCGCTCGCCGCTATCGCCTGGTCTTTCCCCGCGCTGGCGCAGAGTCAGTGCGCACAATTCGAATTGATCGGGAACGGTGCACGCAGCGATTATCAACCGTTCGAGCCGAGCCCGACGCTCACGACATTCGACTTGCGCGTGCGGCGGCTCGCCGACGGAGTTAGCTCGGTGCGCTTCCTGCTCGTTGACCAGACGCCCCGACCGACCGGCCCCGGAATCGGCATGAACGGGCCACTGACCTATGACCTGACGTGGCTCGAAGACAGTACGCGCCGCATCCTGGTGGTCGGCAATGAACAGCCCCAGCCAAACACCGGCGCGCAGGTTGATCTGCCCGGCCGTTCGGGGGTGCAGATCACGCGCTTTCGTCTCGCCATCCCGGCGGGCCAGGAAGCAGTGGCGCAGACCCACCGCGAAAATCTTCTCGTCCGCTATCAATGCCTCGATCACAGCGGCGCGATCCTCGGTACGACGCAGGAGCAGCCCGCCGCGGTCGAGCTGGCGATCACCGTCCCGCGCTATGCCGCGGCCTATGTCGGGAGCGTCGGCCAGACGCGCGCGACGATCAGCTTTGGCGAAGTGAGCCGTCCGGGTGCGAATCTGTCAAAGGCCATCAATGTCACCGCACTGAGCACGACGCCCTATGCGATCGCGTTCGACAGCGAGAATGACGGCCGCCTGAAGCGACAGCGCAATGACACCGACGGGATTGCTTATGCCATGCGCTACGGCAATATCGACGTCGCTGACGGCGATACGATGCTGTGTCCCACGACGCCCGCGCCGATGGGGCGCGGGGAATTGTTCGAGGTTGCGCTCGACCGCGATTCGATCGCAACGCTGCCGGCAGGCAATTACGAGGACACGGTAACCCTGACCTTCACGCCGCGCGACGTGGCGAATGTGACGAGCTGCGCGGTTCGTCGTTAGGGCCGGAGCTCCCCCCAGCGAATGCTATCAGAAGATCGCGCCCTTGGGCTCGATCCGGAATGACAGGCTGCTCAGCGGCGCCTGAGCGTTGTTGAGGTGCAGTTCGGCATCGCTCACACGCAGGGCCGCGTGATTTTCGTCGACGATGACGGTTTCGTTGCCATTCGACAGCGGAATCGTCTGGCCGCCGAGCACCAGCGTCGCGCCGCCCATATTGGCGGGGTGCGACATCGTCACGCGATAGCCGGATCGCGAATTGCAAAGCTGCATCAGCTGGCCAAGCTCGACAATGTCGGTCGATTGCGGCGCCGACATGCCGTTGAACTCCAGCCGACAGACCGTTTTCACAACGGCGGTGAGGCGAAACGTCGCGACTTCGCTCGCGGCCGCAGCCAATGCCGGACCGGCAACGACAACCGACAGCAACGCGCCGGACGTGATCAATGCTCGCATACGCATCGGACGAACCTTTCTCTGATTACGTCGCGATGTACCCGCTCCAGCTAAATACTATGTTAATTCGCCGATCACGCGCTCGACCGATCCCGGTCTTCATAAAATCGGCGTCCGAAAAAGCGTCACCCCAGCCGCGTGTCGATCGGCAGGCCGGTCTTCAGCGTCAGCGTCACCGGCGTGCGTTCGGCGATGTCGGCCAGCCGCGCTTTCTGCTCCTCGTCGAGCCCGGCGATGGTCAGCGTCCGCGCGATGCGCTTTTCCTCGACGCCGTGGAGGCGCAGGGCGACCTCGAGCGATTCGAGCGGCCAGCCCTTGCGGTCGGCATACATGCGCAGCGTGATCGCGGTGCAGGCGCCGAGGCTCGCGAGCAGCAGGTCATAAGGCGCGAACCCCGCGCCCTGCCCGCCGAGCGCCGCCGGTTCGTCGGCGACGAGCGCGCGGCCGCCGACCTCGATCTCGGTGCGATAGCGATCCTTGCCGATGCGCGCGGTGCCCTGTGCCATGCCTGCTCCCCGTCCTGCGCACGCCCCGCGTGCCGCGCCACGGGAATGCCCTGCCCGCGCAGGCCGCGCAAGCGCCGAGGCCTGCGCCGGCCGTTACGCAGGCACCCGCGGCGCCGTCCACAGCCCGAAACTTGCAATGATCGCATAGCAGATCAACGGCACCGCCAGCGCGAGCCGGATGTCGCCGCTGATGTCTGCCACCGTTCCGAACAGATAGGGGACGATCGCTCCGCCGACGATCGCGGTGCACATGATGCCCGACCCCTGCGGCGTCTGTTCGCCGAGCCCCTCGGTCCCGAGGCTGAAGATCGTCGGGAACATCAGCGAATTGCAGAAACCGACCAGGATCAGCGCCCAGCCCGACACCGCGCCGGTCGTCACCGCCGACAGGATGATCAGCGAAATCGCCCCCGCCGCGAAGGTCGCGAGCACACGCCCCGGCTTCGCCAGTCGCAGGACGAAACCGCCGAGCAACCGGCCGACGAGCGCGCCCAGCCAATATATCGCGACCAGCTTGCCCGCGGCCTGGAGATCCAGTCCCATCACGCTCGGCTCGCCCAGATAGGCAATCAGGTTCGAGCCGATCGCCACTTCGGCGCCGACATAGGTGAAGATACACAGCGCGCCGAGTTGGACGCGGCGGTTGTGGGTGAGCAGGCCCCAGGTGCCCTCGATCTTCACATCTTCGGTCCTGGCATTATCGAGCACCCCCCGGAACATCCAGAACACGGCCGCGATGGCCAGCATCAGCACGCCAAGTCCCATATAGGCGGTGCCGATCGATGCCCCCTCGGCGACGCGATAGGCCTGAATTTGCGCCTCGCTCGCCATGTCGGCGTCGAGCGGCTGCGAATCGCCAAGCAGGAAGGTTGCGCCGCCATAGATCATCAGGAACACGCCGATCGAATTGAACGCCTGGGCAAAGGTCAGGCGGCTGTGCGCGGTTTCGCTCGGCCCCAGGGTCGTGATCACCGGATTCATCGCCACCTGCAGAACCGTAATCCCCGCGCCGATGCAAAAGAGCGCGGCAAGGAAGCCGGGGTAAGAGGCTGCCGCCGACGCCGGAATGAAAAGAAAAGCCGCCGCCGCGACGATAGCGAATCCGAGCACGAAGGTGCGGATATAGCCGAGCTTCGACATGATGATGCCCGCGGGGATCGAAAAGGCGGCATAGGCGATGAAGAACGCCATCTGCACCAGATTCGCCTGCGCGTGCGTCAGGTGGAACATCGGCTTGAACTTGCCGACCAGCAGGTCGTTGATGTTCGTCACGCCGCCCAGCAGGAAAAACACCGCAAAGGCGAGGATCAGCACGACGCGCGTGCCGCCGCCGCTCTTGCCCCCCTCACCGCCCGGGTTCGGGTCCATGTTCGTCGCGACATTCGGCGCCAATGCCATGGCTTTCTTCCCAGCTTATCTCTTGAACCGGCGACGCGACCCTTATCTTATGCTTAGCCACGCACCGCCAGCGGACAAGCCGGATTTTCGCCGATCGCTTCGACATTCGTATTCACCAGCGTCACCGCGAACCCCTTGTCGCCGCTCAATGTCACCGGGGCACCGACGCGCGCGAGGTCGGCGCCGGCGTCGGCGAAACAGCGTAGCGGGATTCTGATCGTCGAAACCCGGTCCGCGGGCGCTGCGCGGACGCGCGCGGTCAGATCGACACGCGCGCCGCCGAACGCCAGCGTGACCGGCGCCGAACCCGCCGCGTCGATCCGCCAGTCGATCCGCAACGCGAAGCTGTTGTTGAGCTGGCGCGTCAGGTCGGCGGCCGGTCCCGCGAGGCGGACGGAGGCGGGACCGGTCCAGATGAAGCTCTTGCCATCCTCCTGCGCCGCGACGTCGACCGAGCGCGTCGCGAGCAGGCCATAGCTGCTGTCCACCGGCGCCGATTCGACCTGCCGCGAGCCTCCGGCGTCGGTGATCGACAACAGCCATGGCGACCGCGCGCGGCCACCCGAAAAGAAATTCGCGACATTCAGCATGCTCGCGACGTCGATGCCCGGCTCTTCGGACAGCGTCGGCACCTTGCTTCTGTCGGCGTAGGTCAAGCCATAGCCGACCGCGAATTGCGGCTTTTCGACCGGCGCGCGCGCGTCGGCGGGCCAGGCGAAGGGCAGCCTGCCGGTGAAATCCCGCGCGGGCTTGCCGTCCTTGCCCGCAACGAGCACGTCGGCGACTCCCGCCCCCTGTGACCCCGGCAGCCACGCCGCGACGAAAGCGTCGGCGGCGTTGATTTCGGGATTGGTGAACAGCGGCCGGCCCGACAGAAAGACCGCGACGACGGGAATCCCCGCCGCCTTCAGTGTTTTCAGGACGGCAAGATCCTTTGCCCCGGCAGGCTGATAATCGAGCGTCGGGACGTCGCCCTGAAACTCGGCATAGGGATGCTCGCCGAAGACGACGACCGCGACGTCGGGCTTTTCCTCGTAGGCACCGCCCTCCGACAGCGTCGCGGTTCCGCCCGCGTCGCGCACCGCCTTGTCCATCGCTTCCCAGATCGTCTGGCCGTTCGGGAAGTCGGCGTGGGTCACGTCGGTGCCCTGCCAGCTGATCGTCCAGCCGCCCGCCTGCATCGCCATGTCGTTCGCGCCGGAGCCGGTCACCAGCACGCGCGCACCCGGCTCGATCGGCAGCACACTGCCATTATTCTTGAGCAGCACGAGCGACTTGGCGACCGCCTCGCGCGCGATCGCCAGATGTTCGGGCGCGCCGACGGCGGCGACATTGCCGCGGTCGATGTGCTCGACGTCGAACAGGCCGAGCTTATATTTCACGCGCAGGATGCGCCGCACCGCGTCGTCGAGCCGTTCGCTCGTGATCCGCCCGTCCTTCGCCTCGGCGAGCGTCGATGCGTAAAGCCCCTTCCAGCTATCGGGCGCCATGACCATATCGAGCCCTGCCATGATCGACTGCGGGCAGTCGGTGACGCTGCATCCCGCGACCTGACCGTGGCCGTTCCAGTCGCCGACGACGAAGCCGGCAAAGCCCATCCTGCCCTTGAGTGCATCGGTCAGCAGCCCCTTGTTGCCGTGGTTCTTGACCCCGTTCCAACTCGAAAAGCTCGCCATCACGGTCAGCGCGCCGGCGTCGATCGCGGCAGGATAGCCCTGCGCGTGCTTCGCGATCAGTTCGACCTCGCCGATCTTCGCGTCACCCTGATCCTTGCCCTCGAAGGTGCCGCCGTCGGCAAGGAAATGCTTGGCGGTCGCGGCGACGTGCGTGCCGTCGATCGAGCGTCCGGCGACGAGCGGACCCTGTAACCCAAGCACCATCGCCCTAGCATAGTCGGCGACGAGCTGCGGGTCGGACGAATAGCCTTCATAGCTGCGCCCCCAGCGCAGGTCCTGCGGCACCGCGAGCGTCGGGGCGAAGGTCCATTCTATGCCGCTGCCCGCGATCTCAGCCGCGGTGACCTGACCGATGCGGTGGATCAGTTCGGGATCATGTGCGGCGCCGAGGCCGATATTGTGCGGGAACAGCGTCGCGCCGGGGACATTATTATGGCCGTGGACGGCGTCGATCCCGAAGATGATCGGGATCGCGACGCCATTGGCCTGCGGGCGCAGCGACACTGCCCGGAATTCGCCGACGAGCTTCGCCCAATCGGCGGCACTCGACCGCTCGTTGCCATTGGGACCGCTGTTGCCGCCCGCGAGGATCGAACCGAGCGGGTAGGTTTCGAGATCCTTGGGCGTCACGGTGCTGATGTCGGCCTGGACCAGTTGGCCGACCTTTTGTTCGATCGTCATCTTCGCGATCAGCGCGTCGATGCGCGCTTCGGTCGCGGCGTCGGTGATCGTGGAGGGGCTTTTCGCGGCGGGCCAGAGGTCGGGATGGACCACGGCCGACAGGGAGGACGAAGCCGGTGCGGGACTGTCCGCCATCGCCATACCGGCGGTTCCCGCCAGCAGCAGCGCTGTCGCCATGGCCATCGCCTTCCGCATCGTCTCTCCCATCCTCTATCCCATGAATATCGCATATGTGAACGTTATCAAATTCTCTCTCGCACAGCCCCTCTGCGAAATCAAGCATCCAGTTCGGCAGGAGAAATCAGGCGGTGCGGGGCATGGTGGCGAGCAGCACGACCGCCGCCGCCGCGAGCACCGCGAGCAACAGAAACAGCGCGCCGAACCCGAAACCGGGGACCAGCGAGATCGTCAGCCACGGCATGATCAGCGACGGAATCGTGTTGGTCAGGTTGAAGAAGCCGAGATCGCGCCCGCGATGGTCGGCGCGCGGCAGGACGCGCAGCGTCTGCCCGGCGTGGAGCGACAGGAATGCCGTCGTCGCGATGCCGAACACCAGATAGGCCGCCTTCGCCGAAGCCGGATCGGCGGCCAGCGCCATACCGATCAGCCCGGCGCTCGTCAGCGCCGCGGCGGCGGCCAGCGGCACGAAGGGGCGGTGGTGGCGGTCGGCCCAGCGCCCGGCGAACAGCGCGACCGGCACCGCGATGGTCAGCGCGAGACTGAAAAGTCCCGCCTTCGCGTGATCCCCCATCGTCGGATCGATCGACCGGAACCAGAAATAGAGATAGGCGAACAGCGCCGCCTCGGCGATCTGGATGAGCAGCCGCGCCAGCCACATCCGCACCGCGGGCCGCGCGGCGGCGCGCACTGGTCGTTCGCGGCGCAGCGCGACCTGCATCAGTTCGGGAAAGGCGCGCGGCCGACCGAACAGCAGCGCGGGCAGGATCGCCGCCGCGACGAGCAGGGCGATCGCCGTCACCCGCTGCTCCATCGACGCGAGCCCGGGCAGGGTGATGAGCGCGCCCGACCAGGCGCCGAGCGCGGGCGAGAAAGCGAGCAGCCCGCCAAGCAGCCCTTTCTGTGCGTCGGGAACGACGTCGCCCGCCCATGCCGACAGCGGCCCGAGGATCATGTTGAGCGCAAGCTGCCACGCGATGAGTACCGCGAGCAGGGTCGGCACATCGCGCGCGCGCGGCACCGCAAGCAGCAGCGCGATGGTGAGGATCAGCCCCGCGAGCACCCACGGACGCCGACTTTGCGTGCGGTCGCTGAGCGAGCCGAAAAGCACCCCGCCCGCACTCGCCGCGAGCGCACCGAAGAAGGTCAGATAGCCGAGCCAGCGCACGTCCTCGGCTCCCGCAAGTTCGGCCATCCGCGCGGGCAGCAGCAGCGTCAGGAACGGCACATAGGCGATCGCGCCGCCCGCGGCGGCGAGCGCATAGAGCAGCAGGAAGCGCGTCGATTGGCGTTGCGCCGACGGCGCCGACGCTTCGCCGTCAGCCATCTGGGGGCGCCGTCGACCCGCGCTCGACCAGCCCGCCGCTGACGACGGTCGGCTCAGTAGGTCGCGGCGCGCCGCGCTGCGCCGCGATGATCAGTTCGACCGCGCGCGCCACGGTCTCGGCAACCGGCTGGTCGACCGCGGTCAGCGGCGGCTGGCTGAAGCGGACGATCGGGGTGTTATCGAAGCAGACGAGCGACAATTGCCGCGGCACGTCGAGCCTGATTTCGCGCGCAACCTCGAGCGCGGCGAGCGACATCTGGTCGTTGCTGGCGATGATCGCGGTCGGCCGGTCGTCGCCGCCGAGCAGGCGCCGAGCCGCCGCATCGCCCGAGGCGTAGCTGAAATCGCCCTCGGCGAGCAGGCCGTCGACCGGCAGTCCCGCCGCCGCCATCTCGGCTTTCCAACCGTCGATGCGCCAGCGGCTGAGGTCATATTCGACCGAACCGGAGATGAAGCCGACGCGCCGGTGACCGAGCCCGATCAGATGCCGCGTCGCGCGCGCCGCCGACCCCTCGTCGTCCATCGTCAGCGCGATCCCTGCCGCGCCGCCGTGCGAGCCGATCCGCGCGAAAGGAATCTTCTGTTGATGGAGCAGGCCCACGATCAGCGGATTGTCCGAATGCGGCGGGGTCAATATCACCCCGTCGGGCTGGAGCGCCGCGATCGTCGCGCGCAGTTCGCGTTCGACATGGTCATTGTGCGTATCGACCAGCTCGAAGATCATCCGATAGCCATATTCGGCGCATTTCAGCATACCGCCGAACAGCATCTGGTCGACCCAGTCGGTGCCTTGTCGCGCCTTCCAGTCGGCGATCGTGCGTTCGCGGTCGTTGATCGCGAGGATCAGATAGGAACGCGACCCGCTCATCCGCTGCGCCGCGATCGACGGGACATAGCCCAATTTGTCGATCGATGCCTGCACCCGCTCCTTCATTTCGGTGCGGACATTGGGCTCGTTGTTGATGACGCGGCTGACCGTTTGCAACGAGACGCCCGCATCGGCCGCCACATGCTTGATCGTCACCGATTGCCGCCGACGTCCCATCAGTCCGTTCCGCTCCCCCTCAGGCTACTCCCGGCCGTGCTAGCGCCGTCGCTGGCGCAAGGCCATATGCGAACCCGCACGATTTCCATCTTTTTCGCCATGATCACGCCGCCTGTGGCGCCTGGGCACCGCAATAGCGCGCGACATAGGCCTGATGGTCGGGCAGCGTCGCGGCGGTGCGCGCGGCGCTCTCGCGCAAGCCCTCCATGAAGCGTTCGAGTTCGTCGGCCGACAGCTTCTCGGCAATCGGGTGCCAGCTCTGCGGTTCGATCCCCTGCCCCATCATCACCTGCACCCAGCTATTCTCGCCGAACAATTCCTCATTCTTGCGGAACACCCGGCCGGTTTCGCGGAACAGCTCGATCTTCTGCTGCAGGCTGTCGGGGATCGGCATCGCCGCGACATGGCGCCAGAAGGGGCTGTCGCGGCGCTCGGTCGCCTTATAATGCAGGATCACGAAGTCGCGGATCTGTTCGATGTCCCGCCGCTGCTGTTCGTTGAATTCGATGGCGTCGCGCTCGCTGACCCGGCCGTTGGGCATCAGGCGGATGAAGCGCAGGATCGCGCGCTGGATCAGGTGCACCGTCGTCGCCTCGAGCGGTTCGACGAAACCGCCGGCCAGCCCGACCGCGACGCAGTTGCGAACCCATTGATTGCGCCGCACTCCGCCCTTGAACTTGATGTCGATCGGCTCGACCAGCGGCTCGCCGAGCGACGACAGCAGGCGGTCGAGCGCCGCGTCGCGCGACAGGTAACGGCTCGAATAGACGATCCCCGCGCCCATCCGGTGCTGGAGCGGGATGCGCCATTGCCAGCCGGCATCGTGCGCGAT
This window contains:
- a CDS encoding LacI family DNA-binding transcriptional regulator; this encodes MGRRRQSVTIKHVAADAGVSLQTVSRVINNEPNVRTEMKERVQASIDKLGYVPSIAAQRMSGSRSYLILAINDRERTIADWKARQGTDWVDQMLFGGMLKCAEYGYRMIFELVDTHNDHVERELRATIAALQPDGVILTPPHSDNPLIVGLLHQQKIPFARIGSHGGAAGIALTMDDEGSAARATRHLIGLGHRRVGFISGSVEYDLSRWRIDGWKAEMAAAGLPVDGLLAEGDFSYASGDAAARRLLGGDDRPTAIIASNDQMSLAALEVAREIRLDVPRQLSLVCFDNTPIVRFSQPPLTAVDQPVAETVARAVELIIAAQRGAPRPTEPTVVSGGLVERGSTAPPDG
- a CDS encoding fimbrial biogenesis outer membrane usher protein, which produces MRPVTSRRGARSRLSLMGAALAASVSTLSLSHAAFAQTSAPLGQAAIWRGFDLRAVTLSSPLREPARISPMLIEGSMPTVGAVEDLPAQSTTPAQPADSATSGPASEAPVRLNTTGRDIILSAPLRDGAFLLGEVGFQLKADDSIQVETRSLLAALQPVIASERLALLQNALAGTGYAPIEQLAALGYPIRYDPTMISLAIAIPAEFRSAKDLSLRRFEDPTTGEFYAPANFSGYINFRSFADYIWNGNDKGFQSPTALIDSAMRYKGVVLENEATLRFDAGSQRTFTREATRFVYDDRKNYVRYAAGDLLTSGRGFSGSPQIAGLSATRIYSIVDPLRYVQPRGDRSFTLTRPSTVDAIINGQSVRRIRLEPGVYNIRDFPFVQGTNNVQFNIEDDAGGRQTIEFSQFFDRTLLAAGLSEFSVQAGVLNPFDGGARDYQLNRPAASGWYRRGMSDVLTLGGNFNMQKDGATVGVEATLATALGILGTDVAFSKINDIGTGFAANVGLQKTFGGSLTTARSISASVEYRSPNFANPGALTVENRIAWNLSAAYAQPLGERQFLSFSGNYGITRGAFRNEKSARLTYGYSINSRLSLTVDATYDDRDLFGEEYGVRASLLVRFGPRSTAVAEVDSRTKRARVGYQTSRGEGVGSWTASGDVDVGEDDVGFNGGFNYTANRAEVGFNHTTVYELNGRNTESQRSSVRVGTALVFADGKFGLSRPIYDSFAMVAPHKSLDGAAVYIDPREGYYTAKSGALGPAVEPNIAAYIRRTLTYDVPNAPVGYDLGTASAKISPPYRGGYLITAGSDYSVTALGTLIGVNGAPISLLAGKATEIGVDNPKTLTIFTNRTGKFGASGMRPGRWLIDMPTEPPTSIEIEIPADSLGVVRLGEVRLGEPQ
- a CDS encoding OsmC family protein; its protein translation is MAQGTARIGKDRYRTEIEVGGRALVADEPAALGGQGAGFAPYDLLLASLGACTAITLRMYADRKGWPLESLEVALRLHGVEEKRIARTLTIAGLDEEQKARLADIAERTPVTLTLKTGLPIDTRLG
- a CDS encoding MFS transporter → MADGEASAPSAQRQSTRFLLLYALAAAGGAIAYVPFLTLLLPARMAELAGAEDVRWLGYLTFFGALAASAGGVLFGSLSDRTQSRRPWVLAGLILTIALLLAVPRARDVPTLLAVLIAWQLALNMILGPLSAWAGDVVPDAQKGLLGGLLAFSPALGAWSGALITLPGLASMEQRVTAIALLVAAAILPALLFGRPRAFPELMQVALRRERPVRAAARPAVRMWLARLLIQIAEAALFAYLYFWFRSIDPTMGDHAKAGLFSLALTIAVPVALFAGRWADRHHRPFVPLAAAAALTSAGLIGMALAADPASAKAAYLVFGIATTAFLSLHAGQTLRVLPRADHRGRDLGFFNLTNTIPSLIMPWLTISLVPGFGFGALFLLLAVLAAAAVVLLATMPRTA
- a CDS encoding glycoside hydrolase family 3 protein yields the protein MATALLLAGTAGMAMADSPAPASSSLSAVVHPDLWPAAKSPSTITDAATEARIDALIAKMTIEQKVGQLVQADISTVTPKDLETYPLGSILAGGNSGPNGNERSSAADWAKLVGEFRAVSLRPQANGVAIPIIFGIDAVHGHNNVPGATLFPHNIGLGAAHDPELIHRIGQVTAAEIAGSGIEWTFAPTLAVPQDLRWGRSYEGYSSDPQLVADYARAMVLGLQGPLVAGRSIDGTHVAATAKHFLADGGTFEGKDQGDAKIGEVELIAKHAQGYPAAIDAGALTVMASFSSWNGVKNHGNKGLLTDALKGRMGFAGFVVGDWNGHGQVAGCSVTDCPQSIMAGLDMVMAPDSWKGLYASTLAEAKDGRITSERLDDAVRRILRVKYKLGLFDVEHIDRGNVAAVGAPEHLAIAREAVAKSLVLLKNNGSVLPIEPGARVLVTGSGANDMAMQAGGWTISWQGTDVTHADFPNGQTIWEAMDKAVRDAGGTATLSEGGAYEEKPDVAVVVFGEHPYAEFQGDVPTLDYQPAGAKDLAVLKTLKAAGIPVVAVFLSGRPLFTNPEINAADAFVAAWLPGSQGAGVADVLVAGKDGKPARDFTGRLPFAWPADARAPVEKPQFAVGYGLTYADRSKVPTLSEEPGIDVASMLNVANFFSGGRARSPWLLSITDAGGSRQVESAPVDSSYGLLATRSVDVAAQEDGKSFIWTGPASVRLAGPAADLTRQLNNSFALRIDWRIDAAGSAPVTLAFGGARVDLTARVRAAPADRVSTIRIPLRCFADAGADLARVGAPVTLSGDKGFAVTLVNTNVEAIGENPACPLAVRG
- a CDS encoding sugar MFS transporter encodes the protein MALAPNVATNMDPNPGGEGGKSGGGTRVVLILAFAVFFLLGGVTNINDLLVGKFKPMFHLTHAQANLVQMAFFIAYAAFSIPAGIIMSKLGYIRTFVLGFAIVAAAAFLFIPASAAASYPGFLAALFCIGAGITVLQVAMNPVITTLGPSETAHSRLTFAQAFNSIGVFLMIYGGATFLLGDSQPLDADMASEAQIQAYRVAEGASIGTAYMGLGVLMLAIAAVFWMFRGVLDNARTEDVKIEGTWGLLTHNRRVQLGALCIFTYVGAEVAIGSNLIAYLGEPSVMGLDLQAAGKLVAIYWLGALVGRLLGGFVLRLAKPGRVLATFAAGAISLIILSAVTTGAVSGWALILVGFCNSLMFPTIFSLGTEGLGEQTPQGSGIMCTAIVGGAIVPYLFGTVADISGDIRLALAVPLICYAIIASFGLWTAPRVPA